In Melitaea cinxia chromosome 11, ilMelCinx1.1, whole genome shotgun sequence, a genomic segment contains:
- the LOC123658116 gene encoding phenylalanine--tRNA ligase alpha subunit: protein MELNERILKYLEGCDKVDTLKLASEFNEDHQKIVGAVKSVEALEMVVSEPVKSTKWELTEEGKLVAEKGSHEAVLYRSIPENGIAQAEVMKTVPNAKVGFSKAMSLGWIYIDKSGAPLVKRKVETITDTVQDHLNEIKKGIDNLPDNVRNDYKKRKLLQEITIKSFLLSKGPQFATSIKKLETDLTSDMLLTGSWKHLEFKPYNFSALGQPPECGHLHPLLKVRSEFREIFLEMGFTEMPTNQYIESSFWNFDALFQPQQHPARDAHDTFFISSPAVSTKFPMDYLERVKKVHSVGGYGSQGYKYDWKLEEAQKNLLRTHTTAVSARMLYALAQKGFQPQKYFSIDKVFRNETLDATHLAEFHQVEGVVADRGLGLADLISTLDAFFSRLGFHKLQFKPAYNPYTEPSMEIFAYHEGLGKWIEIGNSGVFRPEMLLPMGLPEDVNVIAWGLSLERPTMIKYGLNNIRDLVGPKVDLQMVQNNPICRLDK from the exons ATGGAGTTAAATGAAAGAATTTTGAAATACTTAGAAGGGTGTGATAAAGTTGACACTTTGAAATTAGCTAGTGAATTCAATGAAGACCATCAAAAAATCGTGGGTGCAGTGAAAAGTGTTGAGGCACTCGAAATGGTTGTTTCGGAGCCTGTAAAAAGTACAAAATGGGAATTAACTGAAGAGGGTAAGCTTGTCGCTGAGAAGGGCAGCCACGAAGCCGTCTTGTATAGGAGTATTCCTGAAAATGGGATCGCTCAAGCTGAAGTTATGAAG acTGTACCAAACGCAAAAGTAGGTTTTAGCAAAGCCATGTCATTAGGTTGGATATACATTGACAAATCTGGAGCACCACTAGTTAAACGGAAAGTGGAGACCATCACAGACACAGTCCAAGACCATCTTAATGAGATAAAGAAGGGCATAGACAACTTACCCGACAATGTTAGAAATGATTACAAAAAACGAAAGCTCCTGCAAGAGATCACTATAAAGAGCTTCTTATTATCAAAGGGACCACAATTTGCGACATCCATCAAGAAACTAGAGACTGATCTGACAAGTGATATGCTGTTGACCGGATCTTGGAAACACTTGGAATTCAAACCTTACAATTTCTCAGCACTAG GTCAACCACCCGAATGTGGTCACTTACATCCCCTACTTAAAGTACGATCAGAGTTCCGTGAAATTTTCCTGGAAATGGGATTCACAGAAATGCCAACCAATCAATACATAGAGAGTTCTTTCTGGAACTTCGATGCGTTGTTCCAACCTCAACAACACCCAGCGAGGGATGCTCACGATACGTTCTTTATATCCTCACCGGCTGTGTCTACTAAGTTCCCTATGGATTATCTAGAAAGGGTCAAGAAAGTTCACAGTGTTGGTGGTTATGGGTCtcag GGTTACAAGTACGACTGGAAGCTAGAAGAGGCTCAGAAGAACCTGCTCCGGACACACACGACGGCGGTCAGCGCTCGTATGCTTTATGCCCTCGCTCAGAAGGGCTTCCAGCCTCAAAAGTACTTCAGTATAGATAAG GTGTTCCGCAATGAAACCCTAGACGCGACCCATCTAGCCGAGTTTCATCAAGTGGAAGGAGTGGTGGCCGACCGAGGGTTAGGACTGGCAGATCTAATCAGTACTTTGGACGCGTTCTTCAGCCGCTTGGGATTCCATAAACTACAGTTCAAACCCGCCTACAACCCTTACACTGAACCCAGTATGGAGATCTTTGCGTATCACGAAG GTCTCGGAAAATGGATTGAAATCGGTAACTCGGGAGTATTCAGACCGGAAATGCTGTTACCAATGGGTCTTCCCGAAGACGTGAACGTGATTGCTTGGGGACTTTCTCTTGAAAGACCAACCATGATTAAGTATGGATTGAACAATATTAGGGACCTTGTGGGACCCAAGGTGGATCTACAAATGGTCCAAAATAACCCCATCTGTAGGCTTGATAAgtga
- the LOC123658120 gene encoding GDP-L-fucose synthase, producing MSGEKSIILVTGGSGLVGQAIKTVVEEEKKGDAERASNETWIFCSSKDADLRDKAQTEALFEKHKPTHVIHLAAIVGGLFENMAHNLEFFSENMAINDNVLHACFKNDVKKVVSCLSTCIFPDKITYPIDETMVHNGLPHPSNYGYSYAKRMVDILNRGYHEQHGCMFTSVIPCNVFGAHDNYSVSAAHVVPALVRRMHDAALAGDKTFTVLGTGKPLRQFIYSLDLAKLMLWVLRNYNSVEPIILSVDEKDEVTIRDVAEAIKKAHNYQGEIVYDTTKADGQYKKTASNKKLRSLYKDFTFTPFEKAIQESVKWFIENRDHARL from the exons ATGAGTGGAGAGAAAAGTATTATACTCGTTACTGGTGGTTCCGGTCTCGTTGGACAGGCGATCAAAACCGTTGTCGAGGAAGAAAAAAAAGGAGATGCAGAAAGAGCTAGCAATGAAACATGGATATTTTGTTCCTCTAAAGATGCTGATCTTAG agACAAAGCCCAGACAGAAGCACTCTTTGAGAAGCACAAGCCTACCCATGTTATTCACCTAGCAGCGATAGTTGGTGGTCTGTTCGAGAACATGGCACATAATTTGGAATTCTTC AGCGAGAATATGGCTATTAATGACAATGTGCTCCACGCTTGTTTCAAAAACGATGTAAAGAAAGTCGTCTCCTGCCTCTCAACGTGCATCTTTCCAGACAAAATTACATATCCCATTGATGAAACTATG GTTCACAATGGTCTTCCTCATCCATCAAATTATGGTTATAGTTATGCAAAGAGAATGGTTGATATTTTAAACAG AGGCTACCATGAACAGCACGGCTGCATGTTTACTTCGGTGATCCCCTGCAATGTGTTCGGTGCGCACGACAACTACAGCGTGAGCGCCGCGCACGTCGTGCCCGCGCTCGTGCGCCGCATGCACGACGCCGCGCTCGCCG gcGATAAAACATTCACAGTTCTCGGCACTGGCAAGCCACTGCGACAGTTCATCTATTCTTTAGACTTGGCGAAGTTGATGTTATGGGTGTTAAGGAATTATAACAGCGTGGAGCCTATTATTCTATCAG TGGACGAGAAAGACGAAGTAACAATAAGAGATGTAGCAGAAGCAATAAAAAAGGCACACAACTACCAAGGAGAAATAGTCTACGACACAACAAAGGCCGACGGACAATATAAAAAGACGGCTTCGAATAAAAAATTGCGATCCCTGTACAAAGATTTTACTTTTACTCCTTTCGAGAAAGCTATTCAAGAATCTGTCAAATGGTTCATAGAGAATAGAGATCATGccagattataa